The segment CTTACCCGATGAAACTGTTTCTGGTTGCCTAAAGCGCTAATAATGTCTCGCAGGCCGTTATGACCGCCATGGCCACCGCCGGTCTTGTAGCGTGCCTGTCCTGGCGGAAGGTCTAGCTCATCATGAGCGACCAGTAAATTGTCAGGCGCTAGCTTGAAAAACTGTGCAAGCGCCGCGACGGCAGCGCCGCTACGATTCATAAAAGTAGTGGGGTTGAGAAGGTGCAGTTCATGGTCGCCAACACGTGCTTTGGCGTACAGGCCCAAAAATTTCTTTTCCGGGCGAAGCTCTGTATGCGCGCTGCGTGCAATGGCGTCTACTAGCCAAAAGCCCGCGTTATGTCGAGTTGCATCGTATTCTGCACCGGGGTTGCCCAGGCCAATAATGGCCGTTACCTGGCTCATTGTCCCACCTCATAAAAAATTTCTAGACGAAATTTTCGACGTCATGTCAGGCCGCAAAAAAAAATCAAGCGCCGAAGCGCTTGATTTTATCATTCCTGAGCCATGCAGGCATGACCCAGGCGGCGCTGAAAAGCATCAGCTAGCAGCGCCGAGAGCTGGCGCTTACTCGGCGCTGGGCTCTTCTTCGCCTTCACCTTCGCTCTCTTCGTCATCACCGCCACGTACTTTTACTTTGGTGATGCTTAGAACGGCGTTGTCATGCTCTTCACCGTGAGACAGGTCAACAGACGTAACGCCTGCAGGCAAGGTCAGGTCAGACAGGTGAAGGGTGGTGCCCAGTTCGACGTTGCTGATGTCAACTTCCAGGAAGTCCGGAAGATCTTTCGGCAAGCAGCTGATCGCGACTTCGTTGGCCAAGGTGTGTAGTTCGCCACCCTGATCTTTAATGCCGACACATTTCTCTTCGCCAACGACGTGCAGCGGCACGTTAATGGTGATTTCGTGAGTAGCGTCAACACGCAGGAAGTCAGCGTGGGTTAACAGTGGCTTGAAGGGGTGACGCTGTAGGTCACGAACAACCACTTGCTCTTCCGTACCGTCGATGACCAGTTTGATAACCGAAGAGAAGAAGGACTCGTCTTCAATTGCTTTGTAGAAAGCAGTTTTTTCTACAGAGATAGACTGAGCGCCTTTTTCACCGCCATAAACAACGGCCGGTACTTGTTGGTTCGCACGACGCAGGCGGCGGCTCGCACCTTTCCCCAGGTCGTTACGAACGCTGGCTTTCAGGATAAAATCAGACATTTAATTTGCCTCTTAGTTTAAGTAAGGAAACGCCGCCGTCCGCGACCAGACGACGACGCTTCCAGGGCCCCAGTAGGGGGCTATGACGTTAGACGATTAATGGAACATCGCGCTAACGGATTCTTCGTTGCTGACCCTGCGAATAGCTTCCGCGATGAGTCCAGCAACGCTCAGCTGGCGAATTTTTCCGCTACGACGGGCAGTGTCGGAAAGCGGAATGGTGTCGGTCACGACAACCTCGTCCAGCACCGAGTTGGTAATATTGTCGACGGCAGGGCCAGACAATATCGGGTGTGTTGCATAAGCGACAACGCGTGCTGCGCCGTGATCTTTCAGCGCTTCGCCAGCTTTGCAGAGCGTGCCAGCGGTATCAATCATGTCATCAACAACCACACAGGTGCGGCCTTCGATTTCACCGATGATATGCATCACCTGGGCCTGATTGGCCTGGGGGCGACGCTTATCAATAATGGCAAGATCAGCGTTGAGTTGTTTGGCAATAGCGCGAGCGCGTACAACGCCGCCTACGTCAGGAGAGACCACAACGAGGTCGTCATAGTTCTGGCGCTCGATGTCGTCCAGCAGAATGGGCGAGCCATAAACGTTATCAACCGGTACGTCGAAGAAACCTTGGATTTGGTCAGCGTGCAGGTCCATCGTCATGACGCGATCAACGCCAGCTTTTACCATCATGTCAGCAACAACTTTCGCTGAGATGGGAACGCGAGCAGAGCGGACGCGACGATCCTGGCGTGCATAGCCAAAATAGGGAACGACTGCCGTGATACGGGCAGCTGAGGCGCGACGCAGGGCGTCCACCATCAGAATCAGTTCCATCAGGTTATCGTTCGTGGGGGCACAGGTGGATTGCAGGATGAACACATCCTTACCACGCACGTTCTCATTGATCTCGACCGCGATTTCGCCGTCGCTAAATTGACCGACCGTAGCATTACCCATACGGCTGTCTAAGCTCTCGGCAATCTTTTGAGCGAGTTCGGGATTGGCATTCCCGGTGAAAACCATCAATTTTGACACGCGCAGCCACCTTTGCAGTGTTGGGGATCAGGGGAGAAAACGCAGATCATAATTAGGTTGGCTGGGGTACCAGGATTCGAACCTGGGAATGCCGATACCAAAAACCGGTGCCTTACCACTTGGCGATACCCCAGCAATAGCCTAATGCGATGACCGGGCGCTTTCAGCGGCCCAGAGCATCTTGTAGGGGAGAGGTGTTGAGTCCGCGCGCTACCCATGAATGCCAATGTTGACTTGCCATATGTGCGACGGTTTGCGCGGCTTGTTGTGAATCGAAAGCCGCAAACAAACAGGCGCCGGTACCGGTCAACCGACTAGGTGCATGCTGCGTGAGCCAGTCCAATGCTTCCGCAATTGGCGAATAGCGTTTTTTGGCGATAGCTTCGCAGTCGTTACGCCACTCCGGCGCTCCCCCCTGCAGTGCGCGCGCCATAGTAATGGGGAGGCTGTCGCGTGTCAATTCTGGGTCTTGGAAGATTGCAGGTGTTGAGACGCTAACACCTGGGTGAATTACCACGAACCAGGGCGTATCTAGCGTGACAGGAGTAAGCTTTTCGCCAACGCCTTCCGCCCAAGCGCTGTGGCCGTGGACAAACACTGGGACATCGGCACCTAGCGTCAACCCCAGTTTGGAAAGCGCTTCATGGCTTAGTCCTAGTTGCCACAGATGATTTAACCCGACCAGAGTGGTAGCTGCATTGGAGCTTCCACCACCAAGACCGCCTCCCATCGGCAGGTTCTTTTCGATGGCGACCGAGACTCCTTGCTGAGTACCGCTTGCCTGTTGCAGCAAGCGTGCTGCACGTACAATTAAATTATCGTCGTGGGCAACGCCACTAAGAGCGTTGGAAAGGGGGGTGGAAAGGGTGTTGGAAAGAGTGATGGCGCTGTCAGTGCGTGGCGTGAAGGTAAGGTAATCGCACAAGTCGATAAACTGAAAAAGCGTTTGTAGCTCGTGATAGCCGTCTTGACGACGGCCTACGATATGCAACATGCGATTTAGTTTAGCGGGAGCAGGCAGTGTCAACGCCGGGGGTGTTGCAGGCATGTGATCTCTCTACTGATCTAGGAGTCCGAGTTAGTGGATTGCCACTGATTAACCACGAGGGTGATGCGCAGGTCGCCGTAGTTCATCACTAGTCGACGGGGTAGCCACATGCCTTCTACTTGCTCCCAGTCACGGTAGTCGATCTCCCAACCATCTTGCTGTAAATGGTTAGGGAAGCCGAGTTCGTCTGTTTCCAGCTGGTAACTGGCGTGCTCGCCCGGCAGGCCTCGTACCCAGTCAGGCATGGCGCGAACCGGCAATGACCAGCCAAGTTGTTCTTCCATTAATGCTTCTGGCGTTTCTGCTTCAAATCGACCATCGCTGGTGGTTAGCGAAAAGCGCCCTTCGCGTCCTTCTAGCACACTGCGTCCGCCGCCAAAGGGGCCACTGATTAGCATGCGGAAATAGTGAGGATGTTGGTTCCAGTCTAGGTTAGCGCTGGTATTTTCCTGGGGGGTGCGAAGTCCTGCTTTGCCCACGAGTGTCCAGGTATCGAAGGCTTCAACGTCTGCTTGCTGGCGTTCCCATTGTCCAGCTTGGCGTCCGCCATCGTCTACAGGCGCTTGAGTGGCGCACCCTGCCAGTGTTAACAGGGCAATACCGGCCATTAGCAAGCGAGTTGAGCGGCTACATAGTGATAAGCGGCTCGCGGGCAGGGAATTGGTTAACATAAACTGGCTCCATGTCAGTGTTGCGTAAACTGTCTTTTATAAAGGCATGCTTTTATAAGGGCATGCCGTATTAGGGCGCGCTTGACGGTGTTAGTTCAGGATGGCGCTCAAGTAAATCATCAATTTGCGGGTGATAGCTTGCCCGTTGGAGAATGCGCGCAATAAGTTGGCGTGCTTCTTCACTGCGCCCTAGGGCATGAAGAACTTCGGCTAAATGAGCGGCAACTTCTTGATCCGGTAGTTGTGCGTAGGCACTCTCTAACCACGCAAGGGCATTGTCAGGCTGGCCAAGCCGAAAATAGACCCAGCCCATACTGTCGAGTATTGCAGGGTTGCTTGGGTCTGCTTCATAGGCACGCTCAATTAGATCACGTGCTTCTTCAAGGCGACCCTGTAGATTCAGGTCGGCAAGCGTGTAGCCTAATGCGTTTAAGGCATCTGCATTATCAGGTTCAGTATGCAGTATTTGGCGCAGGTCTCGTTCCATCGCTTCAATATCGCCCATTTCCCAGGCGCGCATTGCCCTTAAATAAAGCAGGCTGGTGTCATCTGGCGTACGAGTAAGCTCTCTATTAAGAAGTGCCATGGCATCTTCTTGCAGATTGAATTCATCCAATAGCTGTATTTCTAGCATTACAAGCTCGCCGAAGTAGGCGTCATGGCGCATTCGCTCAACACGCAGCATAGCGCGAGCATCTAGCAGGCGATCATTTTCAATCAGCATGCGTGCAGCGGCAGCTCGGGCTGGAAGAAACTCGTTGCCATCTTGTACTTGCCGATAATAAAGCAGCGCGTTGTCGACTTCTTCTTGGGATTGAGCAATGGCTCCCAATAAGAAGTAGGCAGTGTTAGGTACGCGCTCCTGACCAATAAGGGGTTGCAGTAATCGATACGCTGGCTCGCCATGGCCTTCTTCCAAGTAGAGTTGGGCGAGAGCAATACGTAATTCTTCGTTACCACCATGCGTTTCTAGCAGAGTGTTGGTGTGTGCTTCCGCTGCGGTAATGTTGTTCAAGCGAATTTCAGCTTGAGCCAGCATTAAAATAAAGCGGACATCATCTGGCGCTAAATCTAGCCCCCTTTGAGCGGCATTCTGAGCGCCACGATGATCTCCTGTCTCTAATGCCAGGCGTGCCTTAGCAAGCCACAAAGCGGCAGATTCAGGCGACAGCTGCGTCACTTGATCCAGATGCTGTTGCGCTTGACGTGTTTGCCCTAGTGCTGACTCGATCAGTGCGGCGCCAAGTAAAACATCGCTGTGGAATTCATTTTGCTGGGCGTCAGGTTGGGCAAGATAGTCGCGCAATGGCTGGATTAATAGATTCAGTGGTGCCTCTTCGGCCACAGCTGCTTCAGAAAAAGCGGCTATTTCACCATTGCCCCCTGCCTCAGTGATCGCTAGGCGTTGCTCTAAGCTGTCCAGCCAGTCCCCCCGCTGTAATGAGAGTGTAGCCAGCAATCTGTTCGGCAGCTCCGCTTGAGGGGCTAATTCACGCCAACGTATCGCGGAGGCCTCCATTAATGCGACGTCATTTCCAAAGCGTGCTGCAAAGGTTGCGCGCTCGGCTAGCGCGGGGTTGCTGTAGCGCTGTGATGCTTCCAGATAGCCTTGGCTGGCGTAGCGATAATCGCCCCGTTGGCCAGCAAGTTCTGCTGACAGCAGCGAGCGAAGTCCCTCTGCGTCCAGTCCGCGCGTAATCGGCGGTGCTGACTGCATGGGATCGTAAGCATCATTTTGAACCCCGCTCTCAAAGGCAAAAGGAGAAAGTTGGCAGCCGCCCAGTAGTAGCGTTGCGGCCAAGGGCAGTAGGGGGAAACCCGGTAACGATAGGGGGTGACCCAGTAGTGTCGCTCGAAGGGGCATGCGTCTCTCGATCAGGTGGCCGAGTGCTCAGCATAGCGGCTTGGTTGCCTGCGGCAAAGTGGTGTGCGCCAGAACATGCTGTGCTGTGATAGAATATTACACCTTGAAAATAGGGTGGGGTGGTGCAATCCATGGTATCTACTCATAGTATCTACTTATAGTTCATAGTATCTACTCATAGTTCATCGTATCTACCCACTCTTTAGACTTGCTATAGCAAGCTCCAGACATTCAGATCGACAAGTGACGTGACGACCGATCCACTAGCGAAGACGCATAACGCATGACGCTTCTTGCCCTGGGAATAAATCATCGTACCGCCAGCGTGGCCGTACGTGAGCAGGTTGCATTTACGCCAACGCAGCTGGAAAGCGCGTTGACGGAACTGCGTAACCTGCCACAAATCAGCGAAGCGGCTGTGCTTTCGACGTGTAACCGTACCGAGCTTTATTGCGTGACGGATGCCGCCGGTGAGCATGCCGTGCTGGATTGGCTTGGGCGCTTTCATAATTTGCGCGTCGAAGATCTTTCCCGCTGTGCTTATCATTATCTTGACAACGATGCTGCGCGTCATCTGATGCGTGTCGCCGTTGGCCTGGACTCTATGGTGCTGGGCGAACCACAAATACTCGGTCAGTTAAAAGATGCTTATCAGCAGGCCCGCCAAGCCAATGGGTTGGGGGGTGAATTGGAGCGGTTATTCCAACACACCTTCGCGGTAGCCAAACAAGTGCGCACGGAAACGGGCATTGGCAAAAATCCAGTGTCGGTGGCGTATGCTGCTGTCAGTATGGCTAGCCGTATTTTTGATGATTTTAGCCGTGCCAGAGCGCTTTTGATCGGGGCGGGAGAAACCATTGAACTGGTAGCGCGCCATCTTCATGAAGCCGGTGTGCGGCATCTTACGGTAGCCAATCGTACCCGGGAACGCGCTGAGCAAGTGTCTGCCCCCCTGGGGGGATCTGCTATTACACTGCCAGAAATACCGGAGGCGTTGGAGCAGGCTGATATCGTCATATCCTCCACGGCTTCTCCGCTGCCGATCCTAGGGAAGGGCATGGTAGAGCGTGCGCTGAAAAAGCGCCGCCATCGACCGGTGTTTATGGTGGATATCGCGGTGCCACGTGATATCGAGCCAGAAGTGGGTGAGCTTGCAGATGTCTTCCTTTATACCGTTGACGATTTGCAAGAGGTCATTGAAGAGAATCGCCGTCACCGTCAAGTTGCCGCTGATCAGGCTGAGTCACTCATCGAGCACGGGGTGGGTAGTTGGCAGCATGAGCGCCGAATCCGTAATGGCGGCGAAATTATTCGCGACTATCGACGTCACGGAGAAGCCATTCGAGACCATTCTCGTGAGCAAGCTCTTGAGCGATTAGCAAAGGGTGAAGATCCTGCCAAGGTGATTGAGCGTTTAGCTCACCAATTGGCGAATCGGTTAATGCACCAGCCCACGCTTGCCTTGCGCGACGCTGCATCCCAAGAAAATAACGAGTTGCTGAATGCCGCGCCTAATATACTACTGCCTGCTAAGCCTGCCTTTGAGCAACCAGTAGCCGCGGTAAAATGCCAGAAGGATGATACACCCGCATGAAAGAGACTTTGCGCCAACGCCTAGATAGCTTTTCCGACCGCTTCGAAGAACTGGCAATGCTGCTGTCTGACCCTGAGGTGATTAATAACCAGCAGCGTTTTCGCGACTACTCCCGTGAGTACGCGGAATTAGAAGAGCTGGTCGCCGCCTGGCAGCGCTACGGCGAGGTAGAAAAAAGCATCGAAGAAGCCGTGCAGTTAAGTCGCGACAGCGATCCCGATATGCGCGAGCTGGCAGAAATGGAAATCAGTGAGGGGCGTGAGAAACTCGAAGCCCTGGATAGTGAGCTGAAACGCCTGCTGGTGCCTAAAGACCCCGATGATGGTCGCGGTGTGTTCTTGGAAGTGCGTGCCGGTACGGGTGGGGATGAAGCCGCTATTTTTGCGGGTGATCTGTTTCGCATGTACTCACGTTATGCGGAAAAACGTGGCTGGCGCGTTGAAGTTGTCAGTGCAAGTCACGGCGAACAGGGCGGTTACAAAGAAGTTATTTCTCGTGTGAAAGGCGATGGTGTCTATGCGCGCTTAAAATTTGAGTCTGGCGCGCACCGCGTTCAGCGAGTGCCCGCGACGGAATCGCAAGGCCGGATACATACGTCTGCCTGCACGGTGGCGGTCATGCCTGAGGTGGATGACGTGGGCGATATCGATATTAATCCCTCGGATTTGCGCGTTGATACCTATCGTTCCAGTGGCGCGGGCGGTCAGCACGTCAATACCACAGATTCTGCTATCCGTATTACTCACTTGCCTACAGGCGTCGTGGTGGAGTGCCAGGAAGAGCGTAGTCAGCATAAAAACCGCGCAAAGGCGATGTCGTTGCTGGCAGCCAAACTCAAACGCAATGCGGTTGACTCGCAGCGCCAAGAGCAAGCAGACGCTCGCCGCTCATTGGTTGGCTCAGGGGATCGCAGTGAACGCATCCGTACTTACAATTTCCCACAGGGTCGGATTACCGATCATCGTATTAACCTGACACTCTACAAATTAACGGAAGTCATTACGGGTGAGCAGCTTGATGATGTCATCGAACCGCTTATTCACGAATATCAAGCAGAGCAGCTTTCAGCCCTTCAGGACGCTTAATGAGCTTTGATGTTCCGACTTTCGATGCGCTTTTGCGACGAG is part of the Halomonas sp. GT genome and harbors:
- the pth gene encoding aminoacyl-tRNA hydrolase: MSQVTAIIGLGNPGAEYDATRHNAGFWLVDAIARSAHTELRPEKKFLGLYAKARVGDHELHLLNPTTFMNRSGAAVAALAQFFKLAPDNLLVAHDELDLPPGQARYKTGGGHGGHNGLRDIISALGNQKQFHRVRIGIGHPGDARQVVNYVLGRPGKAEREAIENALDECLATLPLALSGDWAKAMNRLHSVK
- a CDS encoding 50S ribosomal protein L25/general stress protein Ctc, whose translation is MSDFILKASVRNDLGKGASRRLRRANQQVPAVVYGGEKGAQSISVEKTAFYKAIEDESFFSSVIKLVIDGTEEQVVVRDLQRHPFKPLLTHADFLRVDATHEITINVPLHVVGEEKCVGIKDQGGELHTLANEVAISCLPKDLPDFLEVDISNVELGTTLHLSDLTLPAGVTSVDLSHGEEHDNAVLSITKVKVRGGDDEESEGEGEEEPSAE
- a CDS encoding ribose-phosphate pyrophosphokinase, which gives rise to MSKLMVFTGNANPELAQKIAESLDSRMGNATVGQFSDGEIAVEINENVRGKDVFILQSTCAPTNDNLMELILMVDALRRASAARITAVVPYFGYARQDRRVRSARVPISAKVVADMMVKAGVDRVMTMDLHADQIQGFFDVPVDNVYGSPILLDDIERQNYDDLVVVSPDVGGVVRARAIAKQLNADLAIIDKRRPQANQAQVMHIIGEIEGRTCVVVDDMIDTAGTLCKAGEALKDHGAARVVAYATHPILSGPAVDNITNSVLDEVVVTDTIPLSDTARRSGKIRQLSVAGLIAEAIRRVSNEESVSAMFH
- the ispE gene encoding 4-(cytidine 5'-diphospho)-2-C-methyl-D-erythritol kinase — protein: MPATPPALTLPAPAKLNRMLHIVGRRQDGYHELQTLFQFIDLCDYLTFTPRTDSAITLSNTLSTPLSNALSGVAHDDNLIVRAARLLQQASGTQQGVSVAIEKNLPMGGGLGGGSSNAATTLVGLNHLWQLGLSHEALSKLGLTLGADVPVFVHGHSAWAEGVGEKLTPVTLDTPWFVVIHPGVSVSTPAIFQDPELTRDSLPITMARALQGGAPEWRNDCEAIAKKRYSPIAEALDWLTQHAPSRLTGTGACLFAAFDSQQAAQTVAHMASQHWHSWVARGLNTSPLQDALGR
- the lolB gene encoding lipoprotein insertase outer membrane protein LolB, which codes for MLTNSLPASRLSLCSRSTRLLMAGIALLTLAGCATQAPVDDGGRQAGQWERQQADVEAFDTWTLVGKAGLRTPQENTSANLDWNQHPHYFRMLISGPFGGGRSVLEGREGRFSLTTSDGRFEAETPEALMEEQLGWSLPVRAMPDWVRGLPGEHASYQLETDELGFPNHLQQDGWEIDYRDWEQVEGMWLPRRLVMNYGDLRITLVVNQWQSTNSDS
- a CDS encoding tetratricopeptide repeat protein → MPLRATLLGHPLSLPGFPLLPLAATLLLGGCQLSPFAFESGVQNDAYDPMQSAPPITRGLDAEGLRSLLSAELAGQRGDYRYASQGYLEASQRYSNPALAERATFAARFGNDVALMEASAIRWRELAPQAELPNRLLATLSLQRGDWLDSLEQRLAITEAGGNGEIAAFSEAAVAEEAPLNLLIQPLRDYLAQPDAQQNEFHSDVLLGAALIESALGQTRQAQQHLDQVTQLSPESAALWLAKARLALETGDHRGAQNAAQRGLDLAPDDVRFILMLAQAEIRLNNITAAEAHTNTLLETHGGNEELRIALAQLYLEEGHGEPAYRLLQPLIGQERVPNTAYFLLGAIAQSQEEVDNALLYYRQVQDGNEFLPARAAAARMLIENDRLLDARAMLRVERMRHDAYFGELVMLEIQLLDEFNLQEDAMALLNRELTRTPDDTSLLYLRAMRAWEMGDIEAMERDLRQILHTEPDNADALNALGYTLADLNLQGRLEEARDLIERAYEADPSNPAILDSMGWVYFRLGQPDNALAWLESAYAQLPDQEVAAHLAEVLHALGRSEEARQLIARILQRASYHPQIDDLLERHPELTPSSAP
- the hemA gene encoding glutamyl-tRNA reductase encodes the protein MTLLALGINHRTASVAVREQVAFTPTQLESALTELRNLPQISEAAVLSTCNRTELYCVTDAAGEHAVLDWLGRFHNLRVEDLSRCAYHYLDNDAARHLMRVAVGLDSMVLGEPQILGQLKDAYQQARQANGLGGELERLFQHTFAVAKQVRTETGIGKNPVSVAYAAVSMASRIFDDFSRARALLIGAGETIELVARHLHEAGVRHLTVANRTRERAEQVSAPLGGSAITLPEIPEALEQADIVISSTASPLPILGKGMVERALKKRRHRPVFMVDIAVPRDIEPEVGELADVFLYTVDDLQEVIEENRRHRQVAADQAESLIEHGVGSWQHERRIRNGGEIIRDYRRHGEAIRDHSREQALERLAKGEDPAKVIERLAHQLANRLMHQPTLALRDAASQENNELLNAAPNILLPAKPAFEQPVAAVKCQKDDTPA
- the prfA gene encoding peptide chain release factor 1; translation: MKETLRQRLDSFSDRFEELAMLLSDPEVINNQQRFRDYSREYAELEELVAAWQRYGEVEKSIEEAVQLSRDSDPDMRELAEMEISEGREKLEALDSELKRLLVPKDPDDGRGVFLEVRAGTGGDEAAIFAGDLFRMYSRYAEKRGWRVEVVSASHGEQGGYKEVISRVKGDGVYARLKFESGAHRVQRVPATESQGRIHTSACTVAVMPEVDDVGDIDINPSDLRVDTYRSSGAGGQHVNTTDSAIRITHLPTGVVVECQEERSQHKNRAKAMSLLAAKLKRNAVDSQRQEQADARRSLVGSGDRSERIRTYNFPQGRITDHRINLTLYKLTEVITGEQLDDVIEPLIHEYQAEQLSALQDA